The following are encoded in a window of Dehalobacter sp. 12DCB1 genomic DNA:
- a CDS encoding AlwI family type II restriction endonuclease: MTLWYIGNTSVRSAFRLRDGLVALSTSYLQGNMRGQDGDRAFRELLGQHGIVSLGTDETNSVGRKWRSALGKLGFLYPEIPRSSTIRQEDVGAMDTITPNGWRLIRSETVPAMQECFLRSLAAQFMPIQNEDRQTTWFSPLRHTLAVLLELERQTGEAYVSFIEMALIVQATSSADNIATVVANIITLRNERNAAASKRRFDSVKYEEAGNTFGLMPATFRDYADANLRYLKATGLVQNRGRGIALVPEKRLFAELMARDISAPASELERYTTLCNGAQLPTDTQDAALNVLHDLIAQLSRMGIPFILGDRPVNTPADIAIIRHEIEDIIFKQKEEIYAREQADQWEEIATYIDLIASRRDRRRIDEENEIVIPRSETPAYLEWILWRAFLAIDSLENKPYEARRFKVDQDFLPVGTAPGNGPDLIMEFRDFVIVIEVTLTESSRQEAAEGEPVRRHVADLMNHYTEANGKPVYGLFIANNIDSNTAETFRIGVWYSRSDERMHLQIIPITISQFNSFFKALFTTNNATPEAVINLMNDCEQYRAGCEAPEWKNMISQTIERTVSGMVAQ; the protein is encoded by the coding sequence ATGACACTTTGGTACATAGGTAACACATCCGTCAGAAGTGCATTCCGATTACGTGATGGTTTGGTTGCACTTTCAACGTCTTACCTACAAGGCAATATGCGAGGTCAAGATGGTGACCGCGCTTTCCGAGAATTACTGGGGCAGCATGGCATTGTTTCGCTTGGAACAGACGAAACAAACAGCGTTGGACGTAAATGGCGATCAGCTCTTGGAAAGTTGGGGTTTCTGTACCCGGAGATACCTCGTTCTTCTACAATTCGTCAAGAAGACGTTGGAGCAATGGATACTATTACACCCAATGGATGGCGACTGATACGATCGGAAACTGTGCCTGCTATGCAGGAATGCTTTTTGCGATCTTTAGCAGCGCAATTTATGCCGATTCAAAATGAGGATAGACAAACAACTTGGTTTTCGCCTCTGCGCCATACTTTAGCAGTCCTTCTTGAGTTGGAACGTCAAACTGGAGAAGCATATGTAAGCTTTATTGAGATGGCACTTATAGTTCAGGCGACGAGTAGCGCAGACAATATTGCTACTGTAGTAGCAAACATTATTACTTTAAGGAATGAGAGAAATGCTGCTGCCTCAAAACGTCGATTTGATTCAGTAAAATATGAAGAAGCAGGAAATACATTTGGTCTAATGCCAGCGACCTTTCGCGACTATGCAGATGCCAATCTCCGGTATTTAAAAGCTACCGGCCTTGTCCAAAATAGAGGACGAGGTATAGCTTTAGTACCTGAAAAGCGTCTGTTTGCAGAGTTAATGGCAAGAGATATCTCTGCACCAGCTAGCGAGCTTGAAAGGTATACTACCTTGTGTAATGGGGCACAGCTCCCGACCGACACTCAGGATGCAGCGTTGAATGTGCTTCATGATTTAATTGCACAGTTATCACGTATGGGGATCCCGTTTATACTTGGGGACCGGCCAGTAAATACGCCAGCTGATATCGCCATTATACGGCACGAAATTGAAGATATTATTTTTAAACAAAAAGAAGAAATTTATGCTAGAGAGCAAGCCGACCAATGGGAAGAAATTGCTACTTACATTGATCTCATCGCTTCACGTAGAGATCGTCGCCGCATAGATGAGGAAAACGAGATAGTTATCCCTCGTAGTGAGACCCCTGCCTATCTAGAGTGGATATTATGGCGGGCTTTCTTGGCTATTGATAGTTTAGAAAACAAACCATATGAAGCCAGGCGTTTTAAGGTTGATCAGGACTTTTTACCGGTTGGCACTGCTCCTGGAAATGGCCCGGACTTGATTATGGAGTTTCGTGATTTCGTTATAGTTATTGAAGTTACTTTGACAGAAAGTTCAAGACAAGAGGCGGCAGAAGGGGAACCTGTCCGTCGCCATGTGGCTGATCTTATGAACCACTATACCGAAGCTAATGGGAAACCAGTTTATGGCCTGTTTATTGCAAACAATATAGACTCTAATACTGCAGAAACATTCAGAATTGGTGTGTGGTATTCCCGAAGTGATGAGAGAATGCACTTGCAGATTATTCCAATAACAATTTCACAATTTAATTCATTTTTTAAGGCTTTGTTTACTACAAACAATGCCACACCAGAAGCTGTAATAAACTTAATGAATGATTGCGAGCAATACCGAGCAGGCTGTGAAGCCCCTGAGTGGAAAAATATGATCAGCCAGACTATTGAACGAACAGTTTCTGGTATGGTCGCTCAATAA
- a CDS encoding Dam family site-specific DNA-(adenine-N6)-methyltransferase translates to MVNSIGSEAEQYQPSIPARPLLKWAGGKTQMLNDILPKIPTSYGRYIEPFVGGGALFFALNPSDGVIADSNPELINMYRQVADHVDEVITYLQTYSNTEEMFYAVRSLEWHELSPPEAAARTIYLNKTCFNGLYRVNKKGQFNAPFGRYKNPKICDFEALYAASAVLQRATIVCADYLQVLKDYAKPGDLVFLDPPYLPISEYSDFKRYTKEQFYEEDHVELANEIKRLHDLGCHVILTNSNHPLVHELYGTFNIEVIQTKRYISCNGNSRKGEDVIVAIPPKRNIVLSVEPKPLPAQVAKYPSTRFMGSKSKLLLQIWDIASQFKFDSVVDLFAGSGIVGYMFKAQGKTVISNDYMAMSATFAKAMIENNSVILPRSEAQKLLIDSQESDHFVTNTFTGLYFTDHDNALIDTLRTNIKAIRDPYKRAIAMSALIRACIKKRARGIFTYTGDRYNDGRKDLKKSLEEQFMDAVTVVNNSVFNNGKVNKAKNSDAMKLRIDKSDLVYIDPPYYSPYSDNEYVRRYHFVEGLARNWEGVEIQQHTQTKKFKSYSTPFSTRKGAANAFGLLFKKYANSIIIVSYSSNSLPTLDEMVSILSKHKEHVEVIPVDYRYSFGNQGNRVGDNKNQVQEYLFVGY, encoded by the coding sequence TTGGTCAATTCGATAGGCAGTGAAGCTGAACAATATCAACCGAGTATTCCCGCACGCCCTTTGCTTAAATGGGCGGGTGGTAAGACACAAATGCTCAATGATATCTTACCTAAGATTCCCACTTCGTATGGTCGATATATAGAGCCATTCGTTGGTGGAGGAGCGCTTTTCTTCGCGCTTAATCCTTCCGATGGAGTTATTGCAGATAGCAACCCCGAGTTAATTAATATGTACAGGCAAGTAGCAGATCATGTTGATGAAGTTATTACATACCTTCAAACTTACAGCAATACAGAAGAAATGTTTTATGCGGTCAGATCACTTGAATGGCATGAGCTTTCACCACCTGAGGCAGCAGCAAGGACAATCTACCTGAATAAAACATGTTTCAATGGATTATATAGAGTAAATAAAAAGGGGCAATTCAATGCCCCCTTCGGTCGATATAAGAACCCAAAGATTTGTGATTTTGAGGCTTTATATGCAGCATCTGCTGTTTTGCAAAGAGCTACAATTGTGTGTGCAGATTATCTACAAGTTTTAAAAGACTATGCAAAGCCGGGTGACCTTGTTTTTCTTGACCCACCATATCTTCCTATATCAGAGTACTCGGATTTCAAAAGATACACAAAGGAACAGTTTTATGAAGAAGATCATGTAGAACTTGCGAATGAGATAAAGCGGCTTCATGATTTGGGCTGCCATGTAATTCTTACAAATTCCAACCATCCATTAGTACATGAGCTTTATGGAACGTTTAATATTGAGGTTATACAAACCAAACGATACATATCTTGTAATGGTAATAGTCGTAAGGGGGAGGATGTCATTGTTGCAATTCCTCCGAAAAGGAATATTGTTCTGTCGGTTGAGCCGAAGCCCTTGCCAGCCCAGGTAGCCAAATATCCATCAACCCGCTTTATGGGTTCTAAGAGTAAGTTACTATTACAGATATGGGACATTGCTTCACAGTTTAAATTTGATAGTGTTGTAGATCTGTTCGCGGGATCGGGTATTGTGGGGTACATGTTTAAAGCTCAAGGGAAAACAGTTATCAGTAATGATTACATGGCAATGTCTGCAACCTTTGCTAAAGCCATGATTGAGAACAATTCGGTTATTCTTCCACGAAGTGAAGCACAAAAACTACTGATAGATTCACAGGAGTCTGATCATTTTGTTACTAACACTTTTACCGGACTATATTTCACTGATCATGATAATGCGCTTATTGACACCTTGCGTACAAATATCAAAGCTATCCGAGATCCATATAAACGTGCGATAGCTATGTCTGCATTGATCCGTGCGTGCATTAAAAAGCGAGCTCGTGGCATTTTTACCTATACGGGTGATCGCTATAATGACGGTAGAAAAGATCTGAAAAAATCTCTTGAAGAGCAGTTTATGGATGCTGTAACTGTCGTAAATAACTCTGTTTTTAATAATGGGAAGGTTAATAAAGCAAAAAACAGTGATGCCATGAAGCTGCGAATTGATAAGTCAGACTTGGTGTATATTGACCCACCATATTATTCTCCTTACTCTGATAATGAGTATGTACGCCGTTATCATTTCGTCGAAGGTCTCGCTCGAAATTGGGAAGGTGTTGAAATACAGCAGCATACTCAAACCAAAAAGTTCAAGTCATATTCTACGCCCTTTTCAACGAGGAAAGGTGCTGCCAATGCCTTCGGCCTTTTATTTAAAAAATATGCTAATAGTATAATTATCGTTTCCTATTCATCAAACAGTTTACCAACGCTTGATGAAATGGTTTCCATTCTCTCCAAACACAAGGAACACGTAGAAGTTATACCTGTGGATTATCGGTATTCTTTTGGCAACCAGGGTAACCGTGTGGGAGACAATAAGAACCAAGTGCAAGAATACCTTTTTGTGGGATATTGA
- a CDS encoding SOS response-associated peptidase family protein, producing the protein MCGRLTLTLTGEQVAEIVNIAEEIDWKARYNIAPMQPVPVVVNDGENHLRLFQA; encoded by the coding sequence ATGTGTGGAAGATTGACATTGACCTTAACAGGGGAACAAGTGGCAGAAATCGTAAATATTGCCGAAGAAATAGATTGGAAAGCTCGGTATAATATTGCTCCTATGCAACCGGTTCCTGTGGTAGTTAATGACGGGGAAAACCATCTGAGACTATTCCAAGCCTAA
- a CDS encoding DUF429 domain-containing protein, whose protein sequence is MSEHITTFSKIHFTPTDPVLTDIKIEDIAHALSLLCRANGHFKSFFSVAQHSINCATEAKERGYSKRIQLSCLLHDASEAYISDITRTVKKQLPQYIEFEDRLQKLIWNKYLDQPLSDEETRQVFEIDDAMLYYEFLNFMEEEIFNFTPCLKGVPDFECKAFEDVERQFIILFNRLTGKEKNYISVGIDGCKGGWLVVAISNETFEVGKFKTIEEICIRYQGADSLLIDIPIGLPESKVDVVKRPDNELRTLLSKKASSVFNTPFRQIVYAADEKIAWELNRELDAKQTPISMALCKAIKQVDVFLQNNPQWKNRLLESHPEYCFYLLNGGIPLEDNKRDDYGQEKRIDILKDCFSESQAVIETYKKQNKLRKKIDDVLDALCLAIVGRLGCNDGYRTIPDLPYQDCTGLNMQITVFKRK, encoded by the coding sequence ATGAGCGAACATATAACTACATTTTCAAAAATCCATTTTACGCCAACAGATCCTGTATTAACCGATATAAAGATTGAAGATATTGCTCATGCCCTATCATTGTTATGCCGAGCAAATGGTCATTTTAAGAGCTTTTTCTCAGTAGCGCAGCATTCGATAAATTGCGCTACTGAAGCTAAAGAAAGAGGATATTCGAAAAGAATTCAACTTTCCTGTTTGCTCCATGATGCCAGTGAAGCCTATATTTCCGACATTACAAGAACAGTCAAAAAGCAGCTGCCACAATATATTGAATTTGAAGACAGGTTACAGAAATTAATATGGAACAAATATTTGGATCAACCGCTGAGTGATGAGGAAACAAGACAAGTCTTCGAAATCGATGATGCAATGCTTTATTATGAGTTTTTAAATTTTATGGAGGAAGAAATATTTAATTTCACACCCTGTCTTAAAGGAGTTCCAGACTTTGAATGTAAAGCATTTGAAGATGTGGAAAGGCAATTTATTATTCTGTTTAATAGGCTGACTGGAAAAGAGAAAAATTACATAAGTGTAGGAATAGACGGTTGTAAGGGAGGGTGGTTGGTAGTCGCTATTTCCAATGAAACGTTTGAGGTGGGAAAGTTCAAAACCATAGAAGAAATATGTATAAGATACCAAGGGGCAGACTCTTTGTTGATAGATATTCCGATCGGACTTCCCGAAAGCAAGGTTGATGTTGTAAAGCGCCCGGATAATGAGCTTCGTACTTTATTAAGTAAGAAAGCATCCAGCGTTTTCAATACGCCCTTCAGGCAGATTGTTTATGCAGCAGATGAAAAAATAGCATGGGAGCTAAATAGGGAATTAGATGCAAAGCAAACCCCAATAAGTATGGCCCTATGCAAAGCTATAAAACAAGTGGATGTTTTTCTGCAAAACAATCCACAGTGGAAAAACAGGCTCTTAGAAAGCCACCCTGAGTATTGTTTCTACTTGCTGAACGGTGGAATTCCTCTTGAGGATAATAAGCGAGATGATTATGGCCAAGAGAAAAGAATAGATATTCTGAAGGATTGTTTTTCAGAATCCCAAGCAGTTATTGAAACATATAAAAAGCAAAACAAACTCAGAAAGAAAATTGATGATGTTTTAGATGCTCTTTGTCTTGCCATTGTTGGAAGGCTGGGATGTAATGATGGTTATAGAACAATTCCGGATTTGCCATACCAGGATTGCACAGGTTTGAACATGCAAATTACCGTCTTTAAAAGAAAATAA
- a CDS encoding type I restriction enzyme HsdR N-terminal domain-containing protein, producing the protein MIQSTDFRKQFSKIQLPAIHNNGSHFLDPFRKRLVPVTPEEKVRQRTACYIRDVLRVPEHMIFLEEHLSHYGIDKNGRVDIVICEEKEETRMPITIVECKSESVGLSDQALEQATNYANDLFATYVIISDGNEISCYAYEEESDNYHLLNGLPTYDEMLKRERLKAEIDGEPFIRTDLTSVSNFLDYDWCIGEDTPPAKHRHIVNLAEALLDCSHKIPIGTYTGGIEFLADLGLSYRRYGDASGSDFGSGVYRLLHIKLSNRESNIYGFSIQTVGKTENDPKYGNLTGKSVLIVSVSGDQTDEMLVQINLNVFLQEINDKLIITHNGKFGMKNARSEEFRSRIQEFNPDLINNGRVLLGTLPADKLLYMDDLQMTELLVNLIRYCDHRNRYKAYLRNRNK; encoded by the coding sequence ATGATCCAATCGACCGATTTTAGAAAACAATTTTCAAAAATACAGCTTCCGGCTATACATAATAATGGTTCTCATTTTCTTGATCCATTTCGAAAAAGACTGGTTCCAGTAACTCCTGAAGAAAAGGTTAGACAACGAACAGCTTGCTATATTCGAGATGTTCTTCGTGTACCAGAGCATATGATTTTTCTGGAAGAACATCTTTCACATTATGGTATAGATAAGAATGGCCGAGTAGACATTGTCATTTGTGAAGAGAAGGAAGAAACACGAATGCCCATTACTATTGTCGAATGTAAATCTGAAAGTGTTGGTCTAAGCGATCAAGCTCTTGAACAGGCAACTAATTATGCCAACGATTTATTCGCAACGTATGTAATTATCAGTGATGGTAATGAGATCTCCTGTTATGCATATGAAGAGGAGTCAGATAACTACCATTTGCTGAATGGGCTACCAACATATGATGAAATGTTAAAAAGAGAGAGACTAAAAGCTGAAATAGATGGAGAACCGTTTATCAGAACAGATTTGACATCTGTTTCTAATTTTTTAGATTACGATTGGTGTATCGGTGAGGATACCCCTCCTGCAAAGCATAGACATATCGTAAATCTTGCAGAAGCATTACTAGATTGCTCGCACAAAATACCCATAGGAACATATACTGGCGGCATTGAATTCCTTGCTGACCTTGGCTTAAGTTATCGACGTTACGGCGATGCATCCGGCAGTGATTTTGGATCTGGTGTTTACCGTCTACTACACATTAAGTTATCTAATCGTGAGAGTAACATTTACGGATTTTCTATACAAACCGTAGGAAAAACTGAAAACGACCCTAAGTATGGAAACTTAACCGGTAAGAGTGTATTGATTGTATCAGTATCCGGCGATCAAACAGATGAAATGCTGGTGCAAATTAATCTTAATGTTTTTTTGCAGGAGATAAACGACAAATTGATTATTACTCACAACGGTAAATTCGGCATGAAAAATGCTCGAAGTGAAGAATTTAGATCTCGCATTCAAGAATTTAACCCTGATTTGATAAATAACGGAAGAGTATTACTTGGAACGCTGCCCGCAGATAAACTGCTATATATGGATGATCTACAAATGACCGAACTTCTAGTTAATTTAATACGATACTGTGATCACCGAAATCGATACAAAGCGTATTTACGTAATAGAAACAAATAA
- a CDS encoding carbon-nitrogen hydrolase family protein: MKLNWNGVTRENVIEAIKMFEESAENYPPARNTFLEYNGKRYPAKHIRALSYKSAFGFEAPKSEFTGGAETVRFFEKLEFHVKYTPRNDNDHDTDITEAVAPEKAKLEPQRELTFTPTAPATSTAKIVESDSDKAGPVKIPSKNVIEQKNALQLVLNRYFNGDVVSEKTFDWMTTPIDDREYPYLVPALHAYRGRIGFDKRGYKLRCDFVCESQKLIIEYDERQHFSLARKAALESYPSDLTLYFDKQKWISACESIQAKDSDPPNRDEIRAYYDSIRDIRSVQNGYRLIRIMHGTYDWESPDASEYINTLIEVPQKVVEPNQPAVSLKIGLYLQGNDDHNKRIFNKRLNDAARESLDIFVFPETCYTPSTADFYDLRLSDSYDVNKAIERAMKISRQAGCAVIIGAEDKESFIYNIYANAYASGNETTHRLYRKHTMADNSLLSSSDYKDTLEDIFNPIILKNVRIGMTICYDSNHAAFSRAWGKRGVDIIINSTGGNVVHQKWYRYNKTRSLENNCFSFCTMGYSHSDKINSYTFGFTPNGALLTGKPIYPVKTDKDMVNNIYVYDTSDFDGRYEPDISIEQAATPNATGTWSISPNAGRISVLLKASECITDGLYRYTIDGNNVIFCCIDSVDIKTPDKVLRLLYHPELKGIPNKRYLIINRWPVHDDGQFDNIYSDILKVRTVENFCAVLYTSPEKSMCFQAGKNKNVQSVMLIDGEYRLDFTRMSGPEAIWKNKDGMRANWRCGYETLVCSLTEAKEMKQVALISCTKDKRSTECEARYLYDASALFRKAYAYAQLVTDESYVLSAKYGLVEMSTVIAPYDETLNTKSSKECMAWGNRVMEQIGARFDISNTEFILLAGEKYIAPLLPYLDHCKQPLKGLPMGVRMQRLDELVRGKKQESN; this comes from the coding sequence ATGAAACTGAATTGGAACGGTGTGACTCGCGAGAATGTAATAGAAGCAATTAAAATGTTTGAAGAAAGCGCAGAAAACTATCCGCCCGCGAGAAATACCTTCCTCGAGTACAACGGTAAGCGGTATCCGGCGAAACATATTCGAGCTCTTTCATATAAGTCTGCTTTCGGCTTTGAGGCTCCGAAATCAGAATTCACCGGAGGGGCGGAAACAGTGCGCTTTTTTGAAAAACTTGAATTTCATGTAAAATATACGCCTCGTAATGATAATGATCATGATACGGATATTACTGAAGCCGTCGCCCCTGAGAAAGCTAAGTTAGAGCCTCAGCGGGAGTTGACTTTCACCCCAACTGCACCCGCAACCTCAACGGCAAAGATAGTTGAAAGCGATTCTGACAAAGCGGGACCTGTGAAAATTCCCTCTAAAAACGTTATCGAACAAAAAAACGCTTTGCAACTTGTATTAAACCGCTATTTTAATGGAGACGTAGTTTCTGAAAAGACGTTCGATTGGATGACTACTCCGATTGATGATAGAGAGTATCCGTATCTTGTGCCCGCGCTACATGCGTATCGCGGAAGAATAGGTTTTGACAAACGTGGCTATAAATTGCGTTGCGATTTCGTTTGCGAAAGCCAGAAGCTAATTATTGAGTACGATGAAAGACAGCATTTCTCGCTGGCCAGGAAAGCTGCGCTTGAAAGCTATCCTTCAGATCTTACTCTGTATTTTGACAAGCAGAAATGGATTTCCGCCTGCGAAAGCATACAAGCGAAAGACAGTGACCCGCCCAACAGGGATGAGATCCGTGCGTATTACGACAGCATCCGTGACATCCGCAGCGTCCAAAATGGTTATCGATTGATTCGCATAATGCATGGAACCTACGATTGGGAAAGCCCCGATGCATCTGAATATATTAACACTTTAATTGAGGTGCCACAAAAAGTCGTTGAACCAAATCAGCCCGCTGTAAGTTTGAAAATTGGTCTCTACTTACAGGGTAACGACGACCATAACAAGAGAATCTTCAATAAACGCCTTAATGATGCAGCAAGGGAAAGCCTAGACATCTTTGTTTTTCCAGAGACATGCTACACGCCATCTACGGCTGATTTTTACGATCTGAGATTGTCTGACTCGTATGATGTCAATAAGGCAATTGAACGGGCAATGAAGATAAGCCGCCAGGCGGGGTGCGCTGTGATCATCGGCGCGGAAGACAAAGAAAGCTTTATATATAACATATATGCAAATGCGTATGCTTCCGGCAATGAAACTACACATCGCTTGTATAGAAAACACACGATGGCTGATAATTCCTTATTGTCTAGTTCCGATTATAAAGATACTCTGGAAGATATCTTTAATCCAATTATCTTAAAAAATGTAAGAATTGGGATGACTATTTGCTACGACAGTAATCATGCGGCTTTCAGTCGAGCATGGGGCAAACGGGGTGTGGACATCATTATTAATTCGACTGGTGGTAACGTCGTACACCAGAAATGGTACCGCTATAACAAGACACGTTCCCTGGAGAACAATTGCTTCTCGTTCTGTACGATGGGATATTCTCATAGCGATAAGATCAATTCATATACATTCGGTTTCACACCGAACGGTGCCCTTTTGACCGGAAAGCCAATTTATCCTGTAAAGACTGATAAAGATATGGTCAATAACATTTATGTTTATGACACATCTGATTTTGACGGCAGATATGAACCCGATATCAGCATAGAACAGGCTGCGACACCGAATGCCACCGGCACTTGGAGTATCAGCCCGAATGCCGGACGGATAAGTGTCCTACTGAAAGCGTCGGAGTGTATTACGGATGGGCTTTATCGTTATACCATAGACGGAAATAATGTCATCTTCTGCTGCATAGACAGCGTGGACATTAAAACGCCGGATAAGGTACTGCGTTTACTGTATCATCCTGAACTTAAAGGAATACCGAACAAGCGGTATCTAATAATAAATCGTTGGCCCGTACATGACGATGGACAATTCGATAACATCTATTCAGATATCCTGAAAGTTCGCACAGTGGAGAATTTTTGTGCGGTCCTTTATACTTCGCCTGAGAAAAGCATGTGCTTCCAAGCTGGGAAGAACAAGAATGTACAATCGGTTATGCTGATTGACGGTGAGTACAGGCTCGATTTTACCAGAATGAGTGGGCCGGAGGCAATATGGAAAAACAAAGATGGTATGCGGGCGAACTGGCGATGTGGTTATGAGACGCTCGTATGCTCTTTGACCGAGGCGAAAGAGATGAAACAGGTGGCGCTGATATCCTGCACAAAAGATAAACGATCAACCGAATGTGAAGCGAGGTATCTCTATGATGCCAGTGCCTTATTCCGTAAGGCGTATGCCTATGCACAGCTTGTCACGGACGAGTCGTATGTGCTCTCCGCGAAGTACGGCCTCGTCGAGATGAGCACCGTCATTGCCCCGTATGACGAAACGCTCAATACCAAGTCTTCAAAAGAGTGTATGGCTTGGGGTAATCGAGTAATGGAGCAGATCGGAGCGCGCTTTGATATTTCTAATACTGAGTTCATTTTATTGGCTGGTGAAAAGTATATCGCGCCGTTGCTTCCGTATTTAGATCATTGTAAGCAACCCCTTAAGGGATTACCTATGGGTGTGAGAATGCAAAGGCTTGATGAATTGGTCCGAGGCAAAAAACAAGAAAGTAATTAA
- a CDS encoding WYL domain-containing protein gives MKILFNETDENNALTVNDLIARLAKANIDVERKTIYSDILALRDFGLDIKMERSKTYNYFMASRTFELPELKLLVDAVQSSKFITIKKSNELIKKLQSLASRYEAVQLQRQVYVSNRVKTMNESIYYNVDVIHQAIISGKKIGFKYFEYTVDKQKKYRKDGQFYEVSPVSLTWDDENYYLITYSLKYQDLTHYRVDKMTDIFLSNEPRDIYNKDEFDVALYAQKVFGMFNGEEQQVKIQFDNSLVGVVVDRFGKNVNIIKSDEAHFTVSLKITISPVFVGWLFQFGAMVKVLSPDSLIEELRQQAYSIFKLYS, from the coding sequence ATGAAAATACTTTTCAATGAAACAGATGAGAATAACGCCCTAACCGTTAACGATCTCATTGCTCGTCTAGCAAAAGCAAATATCGATGTTGAACGTAAAACAATTTATTCAGATATTTTGGCTTTGCGTGATTTTGGTTTGGACATTAAGATGGAGCGGTCCAAAACATATAATTATTTTATGGCAAGCCGTACATTCGAATTGCCGGAATTGAAGCTCTTGGTTGATGCCGTGCAGTCATCAAAATTTATCACGATCAAGAAATCCAACGAACTGATTAAAAAGCTGCAGAGTTTGGCAAGCAGATATGAGGCCGTTCAGCTACAGCGCCAGGTCTATGTATCCAACCGGGTTAAAACAATGAACGAAAGTATTTATTATAATGTAGATGTTATTCACCAAGCGATTATCTCAGGGAAAAAGATTGGATTCAAATATTTCGAATATACTGTGGACAAACAGAAGAAATATCGCAAGGATGGACAGTTTTATGAGGTAAGCCCGGTATCGTTAACTTGGGATGATGAGAATTATTATCTGATTACATATTCTCTCAAGTACCAGGATTTGACCCATTATCGGGTGGATAAGATGACTGACATATTTTTATCCAATGAACCTCGTGATATCTACAACAAGGATGAATTCGATGTAGCACTTTATGCTCAAAAAGTATTTGGTATGTTCAATGGAGAAGAACAGCAGGTCAAAATCCAATTTGATAACTCCCTGGTCGGAGTAGTTGTTGATCGTTTCGGCAAAAACGTAAATATTATCAAATCAGATGAGGCGCATTTTACAGTATCTTTAAAAATAACTATATCGCCAGTGTTTGTAGGTTGGTTATTTCAATTCGGAGCGATGGTTAAGGTTTTATCACCTGATAGTTTGATTGAGGAACTGAGACAGCAGGCTTATTCAATATTCAAACTTTATTCGTAA
- a CDS encoding FxLYD domain-containing protein: MEKIINCKVCNAEIAKSAKVCPSCGAKQKKPILKKWWFWLVVVIFIGILGSALSGPQTINNPQVPANKNTAASDKTTSVNKELSSEVTSSSKPAPVKDFEIVGDLTTQHDQFAFYISGTLKNNTKKLYSYAQITFNLYDSNGNQIGMALANVNNFEAGGTWKFKAMGMGGESNDVASYKFVDVDAF, encoded by the coding sequence ATGGAAAAGATTATTAACTGTAAAGTGTGTAATGCTGAGATTGCAAAATCAGCAAAAGTCTGTCCGAGTTGTGGGGCAAAGCAAAAGAAACCAATCTTGAAAAAATGGTGGTTTTGGTTAGTTGTTGTTATTTTTATCGGGATACTTGGAAGCGCGCTATCTGGACCCCAAACTATCAATAACCCCCAAGTACCAGCCAACAAAAATACTGCGGCTTCAGATAAAACAACTTCTGTTAATAAAGAATTATCCTCAGAAGTAACTTCTTCTTCAAAACCCGCCCCGGTCAAGGATTTTGAAATTGTTGGTGATTTGACAACTCAACATGATCAATTTGCATTCTATATAAGCGGAACGCTGAAAAACAATACAAAAAAACTCTATTCATATGCTCAGATTACCTTTAACCTATACGATTCTAATGGAAACCAGATCGGTATGGCTTTGGCAAATGTCAATAATTTTGAAGCGGGTGGAACGTGGAAGTTCAAGGCGATGGGGATGGGCGGCGAAAGCAATGATGTAGCATCATACAAATTTGTTGATGTTGACGCTTTTTAA